Below is a genomic region from Helianthus annuus cultivar XRQ/B chromosome 2, HanXRQr2.0-SUNRISE, whole genome shotgun sequence.
CACTAAAGGACCATTTATTTTATGACACTGAACTTGCATGTGTGATTTgatgaagatgaaaaagctaGGGATAAAACCGAAAAGAAAAATTATTGGTACCTTCAACCTTGCTAAAAGAGCTATGAGCACAGAACGATATTGTTAATGTTTAGAGACCAATAGATACAGAGTGAAGCAACAAACTCATTCAAACTTTCACTTAGGAGCCACGTCTATTGCAAATCATCCTTTGAGTGAGAAAAGTAAGCCCAGAAAACTAGCATTTTCCGGCCAAAaatggttaaaaaaaaaaaaaaaaaaaaaaaaaacctaaaaggGCCAGAATCAACCTAAATAAGCATGAAATCAAACTAAAACAGCACAAAGTAGCCCGAAACAAGCCAAAAACATGTCTAAAGCTCCTCAAAATGATATTTTATACTATGTGCCTACCTTAAAAAAGCCCTGGCATATTAAGCACCTGGCAGCTAGGCCTATGAGCCTTGACAATATAGCTCTAAACTAGCTTAATTATCTTTCTTTCTATACAAATATAAAGCTTGTATAAACTCAAATTTCAATTTACTTATCATCTGCAGGCCACATTACACATAAAACCAAACAAAAAAGCACATAACAACTCACCAAACCACCCTTTTGATTCCGCAACCATCCAATAACTCTGCGCCTCACTTCGCGGACCAGCATCTTTCCGCGTCTCCCCACCGCTAAACAACAACAAAGCATCCTCATCATTAGCAGCAACCTCAACCCCCTCCTTTATATGCGCCACAAACGTTGCCGCCTGCCCCACATTCCTCTGATAGGATTCAAGAAACCACGAGTCCTCCCTATCAACCTTCTCACAACTACTACTCGTATATATCGAATGCCCAGCAACCATCACCAGGTTCCTCAGCTTCGCAAACGGAAAACCATCATATAACCCTAACCCATTGTTTAatttgtttgttgttgttgtactaATATGGCTAGTGTAAACTGAAAGAAGTATAAGAGTGGCAACACCAAATGAGAAGAAGATCAAGAGAATCATCAAAGGGTGCAGTTTGTAATAGTACATAACTCGATTTCCAAAAGATTTGATCATTATAACCGGATGAAAGTGAAAATAATGAAAGGAATAATGTTTAAGCTTTCTAGGTCTTCTAATTGTATTGGATTCTAGATCAATATCAGCTTTTGGATATGCATTGAAGGATTTGGGACTATCTGTGGCAAATTGGTAATTTATCATTGTCGAAGGAAATCAACACATACCTAATTGAGTGGATTAGGTTAAATTAGGTTTCCAATTGGATCATACGAATTCCAGCACGGATTGATCTTCGGAAATGCGTGGTTTTGAAAATTGAGATTTGAATTGGGAAGATGATAGTGGAATTATATGCAGATTGATGGTGAATGTGATTTCAGATCATAATTTCAAACACGGTAACCAAGGTTATCCAGGGGATATTATTTTAAcctttaaaaataattattaactTTTTAATACATCAATTTCATTTTCATTATTTTATACGTGATCACCCAGTTAgcaaaatttaaattatattattcATAAGTGTATATATAAAATTAATGCAAATAAAGTGACATATTACATACATTACTAACAAAATAGATTCTACTATTAGGTATGTAGCTTTATTTGTAAATTGTGTACAAAAAAATTAAGTGCTAAAAATGTAATGAAATTTAGCCTCGGCACACACGAAACCATTGTGGTTTCATATAAACAGATTGTCATGACATACCAAAGTAATAGACCAAATAACTTTTGGTGCCTCGTCAATAGACTCGAAAACAACAACCATCACTGAATCAAAAACCCATCATAGCTTTGGAAAAATCTCACACACCATAATCATAAACCTTTAAGAAGAACTCACAAACTCATAATCATACAAACAAATTCTATTAAAACTGAACATTTAAACCAAGCCATTTAGACTTGGCAAATGCATCATATACATTACatatacaataataaaaaaatgaaaatacaaTTACAATTCATACTAACTCTTGAGTCAACCCAACCTCTTTTGACCCGCATTAAAAAGTACCAATTTTGACCTGACTCTAGGCAAAAAGCTTACCCATTCTTTCTTCCTCGACAATGTACAGTGTACAGGAAACCTTCATTGTGTTGAAGCGGGTGCTCGACATATTCATGATCATTTACTGATGATGGTTTGTAAAAATGACCATTATAAGAGTCGAAACTGATATGACGGAATAGGTTGGTTGCATTTTATTCATCCTAAAGCAACAATAATATCAACTAACTCAAcatttttttgaattttctaaATTCAGAAGCTTTTAAAAGAATGATTTGTTTTCTTTTCAAAAGTTGCTATGCCATAAAGTTCTAAATGAGTGCAACCTATACTTTGCATGGATAATCTCTCATCACAATACTAACCTAAGATAACTTTCCTATATGCAGGGCCGTCTCTGaaaatcattgaaaatttttaGGCCCGGAGCGAGTAGAAAAAGCGGGCCCATATAATATAAAGTCAATAACTTAATTTTGTAAagaaaaaaatacatatattttaatTAGTACATATTTATATACTAGAAAACATAATAAATGAAAAAATGGGCCACTAAAATATgacttttttttaataatatataaaaaactatatattacaCACACTAGTGGGATCAAACCTATATGTTGCGTCAAGTGGAAACTTTGTTTTTGTTTCGATGCATACGCTATAGCAAACGAAAGTGATCGAAAACCCAAAAGATATAGTCGTAACATGCCAAAAACATGTTCGTTTCTTTAGTTTTTGTATCATAAATTGTTTTATTTAGTTTCAATAATAAACTaaataatctatatctatactatataataaaagaaaccactttttggacacttgtcatcatattagggcatctcttatagataattattattttaatttaatcttttctaattaattatagataactctcctattaaatattatttagtttaatatcttatggataattattatttagtttaatcttttcttctcatttataatattatttagagaaaattacgattttggcccccgtggttatatcacttttacccttttagcccaaaaaagaattttttaacatctgaccccccaacgtctttttttttttctaacctttttggcccgtaacgtctttttttaacccttttggcccctaactcctattaaatattatttagtttaatatcttatggataattattatttagtttaatcttttcttctcatttatagtattatttagagaaaattatgagtttggcccctgtagttatatcacttttactcttttagcccaaaaaagaattttttaatatctgagcccccaacgtcttctttctaacccttttggcccctaacactaaccccatccattaaatgttaggggccaaaagggttaaaaaagaCGTTAagggccaaaaaggttagaaaaaagacgttgggggttagatgttaaaaaattcttttttttgggctaaaaaggtaaaagtgatataaccacgaGGGCCAAAATGGTAATTTTAttttttgatgtataaaattagatttattcaattcgtacaatacacgagattttttaaggatatatattttttattatttagtaaagaaaattacatttattcaaaccgtgtaatacacatatttttaaagatgtattttttttaattatttggtatataaaattacatttattcaacccgtgtaataaatgaggtttttttaaagatgtattattttattatttggtaaacaatattacatttattcaactcgtgtaatacatgtgattttaaaaatatatttttttattttgtatataaaattacatttattcaacctgtacaatattgttcttatagatataatttttttattatttaatatataaaattatttttattcAAATCGTGTAATAAAGaaggtttttaaatatatattattttattatttaatatataaaatttatttattcaacccgtgtaatacacggggttataatctagtaataactaaattaagtttttaacaaaaaaataaacttaatgTTGAAATAGGAAAAAAAAAGCGTAAAAACAAAAGGATGATAAGAGTAAAAACAAAAGGATAAGAATGATAAATTAGAGTTGGGAAAAAAGATAGTTAATGATGACAAAGACTGGAATAGAACTTTTGACACCCTTCTTCCATCGAAACTCATATCACGAGTAATGAAGCCACCATACCAAACTTCTTTTTGATACACATGGTTGAAACAAAACAGTTATATATACATTTAttatatactagtcgtttacccgcgcgatgcggcgggaaacataaaACTTAGGTTgctgagtttagggctatgtacagGGATGTACTTTCCGATGTGGCGTGCGAAGACGATGGTGGCAGCGTAGCAGAACTTGAGGGTCGGTTGCGGCCTTCTTCAGCAGCAGAGAATCAGCGGTGTGCGTTTGGTGGGTATTGTGCGACGGCCGGTTACCGGCTTCaggagaaaacaaagaaaattgtgTGATTCTAGTTATGTTATGAGGGGTTTTAAAGATGTGGGTAAATCAACggttttgaatgatgaatcgtATCATTAGTTACAATTAGTTACAATGAGAACTTCGGCAGTAGCAAAGCTTGACGTTTTCGaccccgggggggggggggtccgaAAACGTAAATACCCAGAAATTTCTATATGAAAacaaaagaagaaacaaaatgTGAGATTTGAATTACCCATTTTATTTGCTCCCTATTTCTAAAAATTTTGAATATAAGAATATAAGTAACTTGAAATCTTGTATATTTCTTGATTTTGAAGTGTATGATGCTGCTAAGTCATCAACTGCGGCATTTAAGAGCTGGCGTATGGGTGGACCAAGGTTTCAAAAGGCTTCTGTTCTTGGTAGAAAGAGGAAACCAATTGGGGAGTAATGTTCATTAGGTGAACCAAGTGCTGCTAATTAGCCATTATCCACTACTGTGGCTCACATGCTTATGGTTgggtttaatatttatgtaaatCCAAGGAGATTGATGTGCGTTAACAGTTCTTGTAGGTTGAGACGATCTGACACGGTGTTGTGTTTGTTTATTTGGACTTTGGTATTAACTGTTGAAGTTTTGTTTCTATCAAATGTATTAATGACATGCTATTGGTAAATTTGACATTGTTAGTCACACAGCATACAGATACAATCTTTATAGGAAATGTATTGATGCAGTATGAAGCCCAATCCACTATTAGTTGATCTATGTTGGTTAAGTGGCCTGGTTCGTTATAACGTTTTTGGTCCcaaatttttttaaattacacgTACGGTTCTTATTGTTCGCTTAATTGTAACACTAATGATTTTTTAAATGGATGGAAGCCAACCTCCAACACTTCAGATTCTAGCGTCTATCCAAATCTAGCAGCTTTCATATATGCTCTACAATATCTGGATCTTGACAGGCATCACTTGACGGTATTCTTTGAGCTTTGAAAGTTCTGGGAAATCGAGTTCGTTGAGTCGAGGACTTTTACGATTTAGCATAGGAGTAAAAGGTGTGAAGTGGATTCTTTTTTAATTTATGTTATTATGTCGTTTTTTGTACTGTTTTATAGTTGAATTAACTCTAGTATATGTTATTATGttgatttagttttgttttttttggaaGGCTTTTCGATTTGTTTAATGCTTGATATTACGGATTGGGATGAGCACCCAGGAAGTGGTAAAACAGTGTTCTATGGTAACAATTACAGGATATCCCAAAAAAACAAGTGAATATCGATCATTAC
It encodes:
- the LOC110872365 gene encoding uncharacterized protein C57A10.07, giving the protein MINYQFATDSPKSFNAYPKADIDLESNTIRRPRKLKHYSFHYFHFHPVIMIKSFGNRVMYYYKLHPLMILLIFFSFGVATLILLSVYTSHISTTTTNKLNNGLGLYDGFPFAKLRNLVMVAGHSIYTSSSCEKVDREDSWFLESYQRNVGQAATFVAHIKEGVEVAANDEDALLLFSGGETRKDAGPRSEAQSYWMVAESKGWFGYQEKVRWKALTEEHARDSFENLLFSVCRFRELTGSYPQFITVVGYDFKKERFVNLHRSAIRFPELRFFYLGTPAATSSREAASKGEALVRTQFEHDPYACLGSLRRKKIGRDPFHRSIPYPNGCPEIEGLFRYCRASLYTGSLPWA